From a region of the Lactuca sativa cultivar Salinas chromosome 4, Lsat_Salinas_v11, whole genome shotgun sequence genome:
- the LOC111900811 gene encoding transcription factor bHLH68 isoform X2: MMGENPNYWWSLNGRLQPPPSQQVYPTFLSTPPLPVPVAPPSSVMNPPYLFGSSLLLPAANSNTLGDHHHHHDNQDFPVSWSQLLLTGLANDQEHNLGDGHGGEVKHGFLDHQRRQLFYDNNPDHHENNNEEDLQTCSSSWSPQINPVPSVGSSSTMSLSTTTMVDFSSKIDRRNHNANQYSSQYDDTSTSGASKKPRFQSSSTQPSTMCNDTFTSGASKRTRAQHSSTQTPLKVRKEKLGDRISALHQLVSPFGKTDTASVLFEATAHIRFLEGQIEALSSPYMNLANNVSGGTRHQHSADGKAPLKDLGSRGLCLVPTTYIDHIDTTNMTSNGAEFWTPAFGGGL; this comes from the exons AtgatgggagaaaaccctaattattggTGGAGCTTGAACGGGAGACTGCAACCACCACCGTCACAGCAGGTTTACCCTACTTTCTTATCAACACCACCGTTGCCGGTTCCAGTAGCACCGCCATCTTCCGTCATGAATCCTCCGTATCTTTTTGGTTCTTCTTTACTACTTCCTGCTGCAAACTCTAATACTTTGGgtgatcatcatcatcaccatgatAACCAAGATTTCCCAGTCTCATGGAGCCAATTACTTCT GACTGGATTAGCAAACGATCAAGAACACAACTTGGGAGATGGACATGGTGGTGAAGTAAAGCACGGATTTTTAGATCATCAAAGAAGACAACTTTTTTATGATAATAACCCTGATCATCATGAGAACAATAACGAAGAAGATCTACAAACTTGTAGCTCTTCTTGGTCACCTCAAATTAATCCAGTTCCATCTGTTGGTTCATCTTCTACCATGAGTTTAAGCACCACCACTATGGTTGATTTCTCAAGTAAAATCGATCGCCGAAATCACAATGCTAATCAATATTCATCTCAG TATGACGATACATCTACCAGTGGGGCGTCTAAAAAGCCCAGGTTTCAATCGTCTTCAACCCAACCTTCTACAATG TGTAACGACACATTTACAAGTGGAGCTTCTAAAAGGACTAGAGCACAACACTCGTCAACCCAAACCCCTCTAAAG GTGAGAAAGGAGAAATTGGGAGATAGAATATCGGCTTTGCACCAACTTGTTTCACCTTTCGGAAAG ACTGACACAGCTTCTGTATTGTTTGAAGCCACAGCTCATATCAGATTCCTTGAGGGTCAAATTGAG GCACTTAGCTCCCCGTACATGAACTTGGCCAATAATGTCTCAGGAGGCACGAGACACCAACATTCTGCT GACGGAAAGGCACCACTAAAGGACTTGGGGAGTAGAGGTTTATGCTTGGTCCCAACCACTTACATAGATCATATTGACACCACCAATATGACAAGCAATGGTGCCGAATTCTGGACTCCAGCATTTGGTGGTGGACTTTAA
- the LOC111900811 gene encoding transcription factor bHLH68 isoform X1 — translation MMGENPNYWWSLNGRLQPPPSQQVYPTFLSTPPLPVPVAPPSSVMNPPYLFGSSLLLPAANSNTLGDHHHHHDNQDFPVSWSQLLLTGLANDQEHNLGDGHGGEVKHGFLDHQRRQLFYDNNPDHHENNNEEDLQTCSSSWSPQINPVPSVGSSSTMSLSTTTMVDFSSKIDRRNHNANQYSSQYDDTSTSGASKKPRFQSSSTQPSTMQCNDTFTSGASKRTRAQHSSTQTPLKVRKEKLGDRISALHQLVSPFGKTDTASVLFEATAHIRFLEGQIEALSSPYMNLANNVSGGTRHQHSADGKAPLKDLGSRGLCLVPTTYIDHIDTTNMTSNGAEFWTPAFGGGL, via the exons AtgatgggagaaaaccctaattattggTGGAGCTTGAACGGGAGACTGCAACCACCACCGTCACAGCAGGTTTACCCTACTTTCTTATCAACACCACCGTTGCCGGTTCCAGTAGCACCGCCATCTTCCGTCATGAATCCTCCGTATCTTTTTGGTTCTTCTTTACTACTTCCTGCTGCAAACTCTAATACTTTGGgtgatcatcatcatcaccatgatAACCAAGATTTCCCAGTCTCATGGAGCCAATTACTTCT GACTGGATTAGCAAACGATCAAGAACACAACTTGGGAGATGGACATGGTGGTGAAGTAAAGCACGGATTTTTAGATCATCAAAGAAGACAACTTTTTTATGATAATAACCCTGATCATCATGAGAACAATAACGAAGAAGATCTACAAACTTGTAGCTCTTCTTGGTCACCTCAAATTAATCCAGTTCCATCTGTTGGTTCATCTTCTACCATGAGTTTAAGCACCACCACTATGGTTGATTTCTCAAGTAAAATCGATCGCCGAAATCACAATGCTAATCAATATTCATCTCAG TATGACGATACATCTACCAGTGGGGCGTCTAAAAAGCCCAGGTTTCAATCGTCTTCAACCCAACCTTCTACAATG CAGTGTAACGACACATTTACAAGTGGAGCTTCTAAAAGGACTAGAGCACAACACTCGTCAACCCAAACCCCTCTAAAG GTGAGAAAGGAGAAATTGGGAGATAGAATATCGGCTTTGCACCAACTTGTTTCACCTTTCGGAAAG ACTGACACAGCTTCTGTATTGTTTGAAGCCACAGCTCATATCAGATTCCTTGAGGGTCAAATTGAG GCACTTAGCTCCCCGTACATGAACTTGGCCAATAATGTCTCAGGAGGCACGAGACACCAACATTCTGCT GACGGAAAGGCACCACTAAAGGACTTGGGGAGTAGAGGTTTATGCTTGGTCCCAACCACTTACATAGATCATATTGACACCACCAATATGACAAGCAATGGTGCCGAATTCTGGACTCCAGCATTTGGTGGTGGACTTTAA